TATCCGAGCCTCGCGTTGAAGGCCACGGAACAGATTCAGGATGTTCCCGACACACCCACAAGCGGCGGAAACACATCCGTCCAGGGAACGTTCGTCCGCCGATCGCGCCCCGAGGTGGCGGTGGAAGGGAAGTACACGCTCTTCTCGGGCCTGCGGGAGTACTCCGGTCTGGCGGCCTCCAAAGCCACGGTCCGCCAACGATCTTTTGAATACGATCGGGCCAAACAAGGTCTGTACGCCGAGCTGGCGACGGCATTTTATCTCACGATCAGCCGGGCCAAGGAGATCGAACTGCTCGAAGCTTCGATCAAAATCCTCAACGACCGGATTCGGGAACTCTCGAATTTCGAGCGTCTGGGTAAGTCGAGGCCGAGCGAGCGCGTGAGCGTGGAAGCCGACCGGGAGCGTGCGCAAGCGGATACCAAACAACTGGAAGGGGAACTCAATGCACTGAAGTACTTGATGGGTTTTTATTTGGGCGTCGAAACCCTCCCGCCTCTTGAGGAAGGTTCCGTCGACCCCGTAACCGCCCCCACGCTTCAGGAATGCGTGGACGATGTGACCAAACGCCCGGATATCGAGGCCCTCCGGGCCTCGGTGGAACGATATAAGAAAGAAGTTCGGTTTTACAAGGGCGGCTACGCACCAACCCTCGATTTCATCGGCCGCTACTACCCCTACCGCGTCGGTTTCGTGGAAGATATCGACTGGGATCTCGAGTTTGTTCTCAATTTCCCGTTTTTTGAGGGAGGGCAGACGCGGGCTGAAGTCAAAGGCGCCCTGGCGCGAGTGCGCCAAAGCGAACTCACGCTTCAAGAGACCGAACGCAAAGCGAAATACGAAGTACAAAGCAAACATGCCCTGCTTTTGGCGGCGCTCGAACGATATTCGGCCCTCTTGAAATCAACGGAACTTAATGAAAAAAATTATAAACTTCAGTCGAAGGAATACCGGCTGGGTCTGGTGACGAACTTGGACGTCCTGAAAGTTCTCGAACAATTTTATCAGACCCGCCGAGATCTGGAGAACACCCGCCTTCGAACGAAACAGCTGCTGGCGGAGCTGAACGCCGCGAGGGGAAAGATTCCGGCGGAGACGCCATGAGCCGAATTTCTGAAGTATCGATCAAGAACCCTGTGTTCGCGTGGATGCTGATGATCGGTCTCATGTTCTTCGGCTGGATCGGATTCTCCCGTCTCGGCGTGAGCCAGATGCCGGACGTCGACTTTCCGGTGATCAGCGTGACCGTCATGCTGGAGGGGGCCGCACCGGAGATCATGGAGACCGAAGTGGTCGACGTCGTCGAAGACTCGATCATGTCGATCCAGGGCGTGCGCGAAGTGAAATCCTCCGCCCGCCAGGGAACCGCCACGGTCACGATCGAGTTCGAATTGAACCGAGAGATCGATGTGGCGCTTCAAGAAGTCCAGACGAAGGTTACCCAAGCCCAGCGACGGCTGCCGGCGGAAATCGATCCTCCGCTGATTTCGAAGGTCAATCCCGAGGATCAGCCGATCATGTGGGTCGGCTTTTATGGAAAGGACAAATCGCTCCGACAACTGATCGATTACGCCGAGGACCACGTCAAGCCGTTCCTTCAGACCATTTCCGGCGTGGGAGACGTCTTTTTGGGCGGCTTCAGCGATCGAAATCTCCGAGTCTGGGTGGACGCCGATGAACTGACGAAACGGGAAATCACGATCGACGACGTCATCTCGAGCATCCAGACCGAGCATGAGGAAAGCCCCGCCGGGCGGATCGAAACTTCCGAAACCGAATTCAATATCCGCGTCATGGGGGAAGCGGCGACGCCCGAGGCGTTCGGCGACCTGGTCATCGCCCAGCGAGGAGGCCAGCCGGTCTACCGGCCCTACAAGCTGAAGGAAGTGGCCACGATCGAGGACGGCACGAACGACATTCGGCGTATCGCCCGCGTGAACGGCGAACCGGCGCTCGGCCTCGGAATTCGTAAACAACGCGGATCAAACGCCGTGGACGTCGCCGAACGCGTGCGCGAGCGACTCGGCGTGATCAACAAGTCTCTCCCCGAAGGATTCAAGATCGGCATCAACTTCGACTCCACGCGATTCATCAAGGATTCGGTTTCCGAACTCAATTTCACGCTGGTTCTCTCGGCCATCCTCACGTCCCTCGTCTGCTGGCTCTTTCTCGGCTCCTGGAGCTC
This genomic window from Bdellovibrionota bacterium contains:
- a CDS encoding TolC family protein, translated to YPSLALKATEQIQDVPDTPTSGGNTSVQGTFVRRSRPEVAVEGKYTLFSGLREYSGLAASKATVRQRSFEYDRAKQGLYAELATAFYLTISRAKEIELLEASIKILNDRIRELSNFERLGKSRPSERVSVEADRERAQADTKQLEGELNALKYLMGFYLGVETLPPLEEGSVDPVTAPTLQECVDDVTKRPDIEALRASVERYKKEVRFYKGGYAPTLDFIGRYYPYRVGFVEDIDWDLEFVLNFPFFEGGQTRAEVKGALARVRQSELTLQETERKAKYEVQSKHALLLAALERYSALLKSTELNEKNYKLQSKEYRLGLVTNLDVLKVLEQFYQTRRDLENTRLRTKQLLAELNAARGKIPAETP